From a single Miscanthus floridulus cultivar M001 chromosome 8, ASM1932011v1, whole genome shotgun sequence genomic region:
- the LOC136477154 gene encoding omega-6 fatty acid desaturase, chloroplastic-like, producing the protein MATASGVSTGSVLQLPSLRVSAKRLLPRRIAAGSPAGNFFVKRDVVYNRRSYHQFIPLKQRGGLQAAVLPVTPPLLDDEGERKQMAEDYGFTQIGDELPDNITLKDVMDTLPKEVFEINDVKAWTSVLISVTSYALGLFFIAKSPWYLLPLAWAWTGTAVTGFFVIGHDCAHKSFSRNKLVEDVVGTLAFMPLIYPYEPWRFKHDRHHAKTNMLIEDTAWQPVWQKEIESSPFLRKAIIFGYGPIRPWMSIAHWLIWHFDLKKFRPNEVPRVKISLACVFAFMAVGWPLIILKSGPAGWFKFWFMPWMVYHFWMSTFTMVHHTAPHIPFKSSEEWNAAQAQLNGTVHCNYPQWIEILCHDINVHVPHHISPRIPSYNLRAAYDSIKQNWGKYVNEANWSWRLMKTILTRCHVYDKERYYVPFDELVPEESQPIKFLRKFMPDYA; encoded by the exons ATGGCGACGGCGAGCGgcgtctccaccggctccgtgcTGCAGCTGCCCTCCTTGCGG GTGTCGGCCAAGCGATTGCTGCCTCGGAGAATAGCCGCTGGATCTCCCGCAG GTAATTTTTTTGTGAAGAGAGATGTTGTATATAACAGAAGAAGCTACCACCAATTCATACCATTGAAGCAAAGAGGAGGCTTGCAAGCAGCAGTACTTCCAGTTACTCCACCACTATTAGATGATGAGGGGGAAAGGAAGCAAATGGCTGAAGATTATGGGTTCACACAAATTGGAGATGAACTACCAGATAACATTACTCTTAAAGATGTCATGGATACTCTACCTAAAGAG GTATTTGAAATCAATGATGTTAAGGCTTGGACGTCAGTTTTGATATCAGTTACTTCTTATGCGCTGGGTTTATTTTTCATTGCAAAGTCTCCATGGTATCTTCTTCCCTTGGCTTGGGCTTGGACAGGCACAGCAGTGACCGGG TTTTTTGTGATAGGTCATGATtgtgctcataaatcattttcaaGGAATAAGTTGGTTGAAGATGTTGTTGGGACCTTGGCTTTTATGCCATTGATATATCCTTATGAACCGTGGAGATTTAAGCATGACCGACATCATGCGAAGACAAACAT GTTGATAGAAGATACTGCGTGGCAACCTGTTTGGCAAAAGGAAATTGAATCATCGCCTTTTCTAAGGAAGGCAATTATTTTTGGCTATGGCCCTATCAGGCCATGGATGTCCATTGCTCACTG GTTGATTTGGCACTTCGATCTAAAAAAATTCAGACCAAATGAAGTTCCAAGGGTTAAGATAAGCTTAGCATGTGTGTTTGCATTCATGGCAGTTGGATGGCCTTTGATCATTCTCAAATCAGGACCAGCTGGATGGTTTAAGTTCTGGTTCATGCCATGGATGGTTTATCATTTTTGG ATGAGCACTTTTACAATGGTACATCATACAGCTCCTCATATACCATTCAAGTCATCTGAAGAATGGAATGCTGCACAAGCTCAATTAAATGGCACAGTTCATTGTAACTATCCTCAATG GATAGAGATCCTTTGCCATGATATTAATGTGCATGTCCCACACCATATTTCTCCAAGAATCCCAAGTTATAACCTTCGTGCTGCTTATGACTCCATCAAACAGAACTGGGGCAAG TATGTCAATGAAGCCAACTGGAGTTGGCGATTGATGAAGACGATACTGACTAGATGCCATGTGTACGACAAGGAGAGATACTACGTTCCGTTCGATGAGCTCGTGCCGGAGGAATCCCAACCAATCAAATTCCTTAGGAAGTTCATGCCAGATTATGCATGA